A genomic window from Sparus aurata chromosome 4, fSpaAur1.1, whole genome shotgun sequence includes:
- the LOC115580852 gene encoding protein mono-ADP-ribosyltransferase PARP6 isoform X3 — protein MDIKGQCWTDEESDGENESEQFLYGIQCCLLQGSCAADLYRHPQLDADIEAVKDIYTDSAVSVREYGTIDDVDIDLHINIGFLDEEVATAWKVIRTEPIILRLRFSLSQYLDGPEPSVEVFQPSNKEGFSLGLQLKKILSTFTSQQWKHLSNEFLKAQQEKRHSWFKAGGTIKKFRAGLSIFSPIPKSPSFPLIQDTVLKGKLSVPELRVTRLMNRSISCTMKNPKGELFSYPPNSQTVAVPAARAPAQITTRQLIELFFSSQAGGHCKNIPTLEYGFLVQIMKYSEQRIPTLNEYCVVCDEQHVFQNGSMLKPAVCTRELCVFSFYTLGVMSGAAEEVATGAEVVDLLVAMCRAALESPRKSIIFEPYPSVVDPNDPKTLAFNPKKKNYERLQKALDSVMSIREMTQGSYLEIKKQMDKLDPLAHPLLQWIISSNRSHIVKLPLSRQLKFMHTSHQFLLLSSPPAKEARFRTAKKLYGSTFAFHGSHIENWHSVLRNGLVNASYTKLQLHGAAYGKGIYLSPISSISFGYSGMGKGQHRMPTKDELVQRYNRMNTIPQSRPIQSRFLQSRNLNCIALCEVITSKDLQKHGNIWVCPVSDHVCTRFFFVYEDGQVGDANINTQEPKVQKEIMRVIGTQIYSS, from the exons ATG GACATCAAAGGCCAGTGTTGGACAGATGAGGAGTCGGACGGGGAGAACGAGTCGGAACAGTTCCTGTATGGCATTCAG TGCTGCTTGTTACAGGGGAGCTGTGCCGCCGACCTGTACCGCCATCCTCAACTGGACGCAGATATTGAGGCGGTAAAAGACATCTACACCGACAGCGCTGTCTCTGTTAG GGAGTATGGAACAATTGATGACGTGGACATCGATCTTCATATTAACATCGGTTTCTTAGAT GAGGAGGTTGCGACAGCTTGGAAAGTTATCAGAACAGAGCCCATTATTCTGAGACTGcgcttttctctttctcagtaCCTCGATGGACCTG AGCCGTCAGTGGAAGTGTTCCAGCCCTCCAATAAAGAAGGCTTCAGCCTGGGCCTGCAGCTCAAAAA gATCCTGAGCACGTTCACCTCACAGCAGTGGAAGCACCTCAGTAATGAGTTCCTCAAGGCACAGCAGGAGAAGCGGCACAGCTGGTTCAAAGCCGGAGGAACCATCAAGAAGTTCCGCGCCGGGCTCAGCATCTTCTCCCCCATACCCAA gTCTCCAAGTTTTCCTCTGATCCAAGACACGGTTTTAAAAGGGAAGCTGAGCGTCCCTGAGCTGAGAGTGACCCGCCTGATGAATCGCTCCATCTCGTGCACCATGAAGAACCCTAAAGGGGAGCTCTTCAGCTACCCACCAAACAGCCAG ACTGTGGCTGTCCCGGCGGCCAGGGCCCCAGCGCAGATTACCACGAGGCAGCTGATTGAATTGTTTTTCTCATCCCAGGCCGGCGGCCACTGCAAGAACATCCCTACCTTGGAGTACGGCTTCTTAGTGCAG ATAATGAAGTACTCAGAGCAGAGGATCCCCACGCTCAACGAGTACTGCGTGGTGTGTGACGAGCAGCACGTCTTTCAGAACGGATCCATGCTGAAG CCGGCTGTGTGCACCAgggagctgtgtgtgttctccTTCTACACTCTGGGTGTGATGTCTGGAGCTGCTGAGGAAGTGGCGACCGGAGCGGAG GTGGTGGACCTGCTGGTGGCTATGTGTCGAGCTGCTCTCGAGTCTCCCCGTAAGAGCATCATCTTTGAGCCCTACCCATCAGTCGTTGACCCCAATGACCCCAAGACGCTTGCCTTCAATCCAAAG aagaagaattaTGAGAGACTGCAGAAAGCGCTGGACAGCGTCATGTCCATCCGGGAAATGACCCAG ggCTCATATCTAGAGATCAAGAAACAGATGGACAAACTTGACCCTCTGGCCCATCCTCTGCTACAGTG GATTATTTCCAGTAACAGGTCCCATATCGTCAAGCTGCCTCTGAGTAGG CAACTGAAATTCATGCACACCTCCCACCAGTTCCTGCTGCTCAGCAGCCCCCCGGCCAAGGAGGCTCGTTTTCGCACTGCCAAGAAGCTGTACGGCAGCACCTTCGCCTTCCA TGGTTCCCATATAGAGAACTGGCACTCTGTTCTGAGAAATGGACTAGTCAATGCCTCTTATACCAAACTGCAG CTGCATGGGGCAGCGTACGGAAAGGGCATCTATCTGAGCCCCATCTCCAGCATATCTTTTGGATACTCAG GAATGGGGAAAGGACAGCACCGCATGCCCACCAAAGATGAACTGGTGCAGCGTTACAACCGAATGAACACCATCCCACAG AGCCGTCCAATACAATCGAGGTTCCTTCAGAGTCGAAACCTGAACTGCATCGCTCTGTGTGAAG TTATCACATCGAAGGATCTGCAGAAACACGGAAACATCTGGGTGTGTCCGGTGTCCGACCACGTCTGTACTCGCTTCTTTTTTGT gtatGAGGATGGCCAAGTAGGAGATGCCAACATCAACACCCAGGAGCCTAAGGTGCAGAAGGAGATCATGCGTGTGATTGGGACCCAGATCTACTCCAGCTAA
- the LOC115580852 gene encoding protein mono-ADP-ribosyltransferase PARP6 isoform X5, producing MDIKGQCWTDEESDGENESEQFLYGIQGSCAADLYRHPQLDADIEAVKDIYTDSAVSVREYGTIDDVDIDLHINIGFLDEEVATAWKVIRTEPIILRLRFSLSQYLDGPEPSVEVFQPSNKEGFSLGLQLKKILSTFTSQQWKHLSNEFLKAQQEKRHSWFKAGGTIKKFRAGLSIFSPIPKSPSFPLIQDTVLKGKLSVPELRVTRLMNRSISCTMKNPKGELFSYPPNSQTVAVPAARAPAQITTRQLIELFFSSQAGGHCKNIPTLEYGFLVQIMKYSEQRIPTLNEYCVVCDEQHVFQNGSMLKPAVCTRELCVFSFYTLGVMSGAAEEVATGAEVVDLLVAMCRAALESPRKSIIFEPYPSVVDPNDPKTLAFNPKKKNYERLQKALDSVMSIREMTQGSYLEIKKQMDKLDPLAHPLLQWIISSNRSHIVKLPLSRQLKFMHTSHQFLLLSSPPAKEARFRTAKKLYGSTFAFHGSHIENWHSVLRNGLVNASYTKLQLHGAAYGKGIYLSPISSISFGYSGMGKGQHRMPTKDELVQRYNRMNTIPQSRPIQSRFLQSRNLNCIALCEVITSKDLQKHGNIWVCPVSDHVCTRFFFVYEDGQVGDANINTQEPKVQKEIMRVIGTQIYSS from the exons ATG GACATCAAAGGCCAGTGTTGGACAGATGAGGAGTCGGACGGGGAGAACGAGTCGGAACAGTTCCTGTATGGCATTCAG GGGAGCTGTGCCGCCGACCTGTACCGCCATCCTCAACTGGACGCAGATATTGAGGCGGTAAAAGACATCTACACCGACAGCGCTGTCTCTGTTAG GGAGTATGGAACAATTGATGACGTGGACATCGATCTTCATATTAACATCGGTTTCTTAGAT GAGGAGGTTGCGACAGCTTGGAAAGTTATCAGAACAGAGCCCATTATTCTGAGACTGcgcttttctctttctcagtaCCTCGATGGACCTG AGCCGTCAGTGGAAGTGTTCCAGCCCTCCAATAAAGAAGGCTTCAGCCTGGGCCTGCAGCTCAAAAA gATCCTGAGCACGTTCACCTCACAGCAGTGGAAGCACCTCAGTAATGAGTTCCTCAAGGCACAGCAGGAGAAGCGGCACAGCTGGTTCAAAGCCGGAGGAACCATCAAGAAGTTCCGCGCCGGGCTCAGCATCTTCTCCCCCATACCCAA gTCTCCAAGTTTTCCTCTGATCCAAGACACGGTTTTAAAAGGGAAGCTGAGCGTCCCTGAGCTGAGAGTGACCCGCCTGATGAATCGCTCCATCTCGTGCACCATGAAGAACCCTAAAGGGGAGCTCTTCAGCTACCCACCAAACAGCCAG ACTGTGGCTGTCCCGGCGGCCAGGGCCCCAGCGCAGATTACCACGAGGCAGCTGATTGAATTGTTTTTCTCATCCCAGGCCGGCGGCCACTGCAAGAACATCCCTACCTTGGAGTACGGCTTCTTAGTGCAG ATAATGAAGTACTCAGAGCAGAGGATCCCCACGCTCAACGAGTACTGCGTGGTGTGTGACGAGCAGCACGTCTTTCAGAACGGATCCATGCTGAAG CCGGCTGTGTGCACCAgggagctgtgtgtgttctccTTCTACACTCTGGGTGTGATGTCTGGAGCTGCTGAGGAAGTGGCGACCGGAGCGGAG GTGGTGGACCTGCTGGTGGCTATGTGTCGAGCTGCTCTCGAGTCTCCCCGTAAGAGCATCATCTTTGAGCCCTACCCATCAGTCGTTGACCCCAATGACCCCAAGACGCTTGCCTTCAATCCAAAG aagaagaattaTGAGAGACTGCAGAAAGCGCTGGACAGCGTCATGTCCATCCGGGAAATGACCCAG ggCTCATATCTAGAGATCAAGAAACAGATGGACAAACTTGACCCTCTGGCCCATCCTCTGCTACAGTG GATTATTTCCAGTAACAGGTCCCATATCGTCAAGCTGCCTCTGAGTAGG CAACTGAAATTCATGCACACCTCCCACCAGTTCCTGCTGCTCAGCAGCCCCCCGGCCAAGGAGGCTCGTTTTCGCACTGCCAAGAAGCTGTACGGCAGCACCTTCGCCTTCCA TGGTTCCCATATAGAGAACTGGCACTCTGTTCTGAGAAATGGACTAGTCAATGCCTCTTATACCAAACTGCAG CTGCATGGGGCAGCGTACGGAAAGGGCATCTATCTGAGCCCCATCTCCAGCATATCTTTTGGATACTCAG GAATGGGGAAAGGACAGCACCGCATGCCCACCAAAGATGAACTGGTGCAGCGTTACAACCGAATGAACACCATCCCACAG AGCCGTCCAATACAATCGAGGTTCCTTCAGAGTCGAAACCTGAACTGCATCGCTCTGTGTGAAG TTATCACATCGAAGGATCTGCAGAAACACGGAAACATCTGGGTGTGTCCGGTGTCCGACCACGTCTGTACTCGCTTCTTTTTTGT gtatGAGGATGGCCAAGTAGGAGATGCCAACATCAACACCCAGGAGCCTAAGGTGCAGAAGGAGATCATGCGTGTGATTGGGACCCAGATCTACTCCAGCTAA
- the LOC115580852 gene encoding protein mono-ADP-ribosyltransferase PARP6 isoform X4: MDIKGQCWTDEESDGENESEQFLYGIQCCLLQGSCAADLYRHPQLDADIEAVKDIYTDSAVSVREYGTIDDVDIDLHINIGFLDEEVATAWKVIRTEPIILRLRFSLSQYLDGPEPSVEVFQPSNKEGFSLGLQLKKILSTFTSQQWKHLSNEFLKAQQEKRHSWFKAGGTIKKFRAGLSIFSPIPKSPSFPLIQDTVLKGKLSVPELRVTRLMNRSISCTMKNPKGELFSYPPNSQTVAVPAARAPAQITTRQLIELFFSSQAGGHCKNIPTLEYGFLVQIMKYSEQRIPTLNEYCVVCDEQHVFQNGSMLKPAVCTRELCVFSFYTLGVMSGAAEEVATGAEVVDLLVAMCRAALESPRKSIIFEPYPSVVDPNDPKTLAFNPKKNYERLQKALDSVMSIREMTQGSYLEIKKQMDKLDPLAHPLLQWIISSNRSHIVKLPLSRQLKFMHTSHQFLLLSSPPAKEARFRTAKKLYGSTFAFHGSHIENWHSVLRNGLVNASYTKLQLHGAAYGKGIYLSPISSISFGYSGMGKGQHRMPTKDELVQRYNRMNTIPQSRPIQSRFLQSRNLNCIALCEVITSKDLQKHGNIWVCPVSDHVCTRFFFVYEDGQVGDANINTQEPKVQKEIMRVIGTQIYSS, translated from the exons ATG GACATCAAAGGCCAGTGTTGGACAGATGAGGAGTCGGACGGGGAGAACGAGTCGGAACAGTTCCTGTATGGCATTCAG TGCTGCTTGTTACAGGGGAGCTGTGCCGCCGACCTGTACCGCCATCCTCAACTGGACGCAGATATTGAGGCGGTAAAAGACATCTACACCGACAGCGCTGTCTCTGTTAG GGAGTATGGAACAATTGATGACGTGGACATCGATCTTCATATTAACATCGGTTTCTTAGAT GAGGAGGTTGCGACAGCTTGGAAAGTTATCAGAACAGAGCCCATTATTCTGAGACTGcgcttttctctttctcagtaCCTCGATGGACCTG AGCCGTCAGTGGAAGTGTTCCAGCCCTCCAATAAAGAAGGCTTCAGCCTGGGCCTGCAGCTCAAAAA gATCCTGAGCACGTTCACCTCACAGCAGTGGAAGCACCTCAGTAATGAGTTCCTCAAGGCACAGCAGGAGAAGCGGCACAGCTGGTTCAAAGCCGGAGGAACCATCAAGAAGTTCCGCGCCGGGCTCAGCATCTTCTCCCCCATACCCAA gTCTCCAAGTTTTCCTCTGATCCAAGACACGGTTTTAAAAGGGAAGCTGAGCGTCCCTGAGCTGAGAGTGACCCGCCTGATGAATCGCTCCATCTCGTGCACCATGAAGAACCCTAAAGGGGAGCTCTTCAGCTACCCACCAAACAGCCAG ACTGTGGCTGTCCCGGCGGCCAGGGCCCCAGCGCAGATTACCACGAGGCAGCTGATTGAATTGTTTTTCTCATCCCAGGCCGGCGGCCACTGCAAGAACATCCCTACCTTGGAGTACGGCTTCTTAGTGCAG ATAATGAAGTACTCAGAGCAGAGGATCCCCACGCTCAACGAGTACTGCGTGGTGTGTGACGAGCAGCACGTCTTTCAGAACGGATCCATGCTGAAG CCGGCTGTGTGCACCAgggagctgtgtgtgttctccTTCTACACTCTGGGTGTGATGTCTGGAGCTGCTGAGGAAGTGGCGACCGGAGCGGAG GTGGTGGACCTGCTGGTGGCTATGTGTCGAGCTGCTCTCGAGTCTCCCCGTAAGAGCATCATCTTTGAGCCCTACCCATCAGTCGTTGACCCCAATGACCCCAAGACGCTTGCCTTCAATCCAAAG aagaattaTGAGAGACTGCAGAAAGCGCTGGACAGCGTCATGTCCATCCGGGAAATGACCCAG ggCTCATATCTAGAGATCAAGAAACAGATGGACAAACTTGACCCTCTGGCCCATCCTCTGCTACAGTG GATTATTTCCAGTAACAGGTCCCATATCGTCAAGCTGCCTCTGAGTAGG CAACTGAAATTCATGCACACCTCCCACCAGTTCCTGCTGCTCAGCAGCCCCCCGGCCAAGGAGGCTCGTTTTCGCACTGCCAAGAAGCTGTACGGCAGCACCTTCGCCTTCCA TGGTTCCCATATAGAGAACTGGCACTCTGTTCTGAGAAATGGACTAGTCAATGCCTCTTATACCAAACTGCAG CTGCATGGGGCAGCGTACGGAAAGGGCATCTATCTGAGCCCCATCTCCAGCATATCTTTTGGATACTCAG GAATGGGGAAAGGACAGCACCGCATGCCCACCAAAGATGAACTGGTGCAGCGTTACAACCGAATGAACACCATCCCACAG AGCCGTCCAATACAATCGAGGTTCCTTCAGAGTCGAAACCTGAACTGCATCGCTCTGTGTGAAG TTATCACATCGAAGGATCTGCAGAAACACGGAAACATCTGGGTGTGTCCGGTGTCCGACCACGTCTGTACTCGCTTCTTTTTTGT gtatGAGGATGGCCAAGTAGGAGATGCCAACATCAACACCCAGGAGCCTAAGGTGCAGAAGGAGATCATGCGTGTGATTGGGACCCAGATCTACTCCAGCTAA
- the LOC115580852 gene encoding protein mono-ADP-ribosyltransferase PARP6 isoform X8 has translation MDIKGQCWTDEESDGENESEQFLYGIQGSCAADLYRHPQLDADIEAVKDIYTDSAVSVREYGTIDDVDIDLHINIGFLDEEVATAWKVIRTEPIILRLRFSLSQYLDGPEPSVEVFQPSNKEGFSLGLQLKKILSTFTSQQWKHLSNEFLKAQQEKRHSWFKAGGTIKKFRAGLSIFSPIPKSPSFPLIQDTVLKGKLSVPELRVTRLMNRSISCTMKNPKGELFSYPPNSQAGGHCKNIPTLEYGFLVQIMKYSEQRIPTLNEYCVVCDEQHVFQNGSMLKPAVCTRELCVFSFYTLGVMSGAAEEVATGAEVVDLLVAMCRAALESPRKSIIFEPYPSVVDPNDPKTLAFNPKKKNYERLQKALDSVMSIREMTQGSYLEIKKQMDKLDPLAHPLLQWIISSNRSHIVKLPLSRQLKFMHTSHQFLLLSSPPAKEARFRTAKKLYGSTFAFHGSHIENWHSVLRNGLVNASYTKLQLHGAAYGKGIYLSPISSISFGYSGMGKGQHRMPTKDELVQRYNRMNTIPQSRPIQSRFLQSRNLNCIALCEVITSKDLQKHGNIWVCPVSDHVCTRFFFVYEDGQVGDANINTQEPKVQKEIMRVIGTQIYSS, from the exons ATG GACATCAAAGGCCAGTGTTGGACAGATGAGGAGTCGGACGGGGAGAACGAGTCGGAACAGTTCCTGTATGGCATTCAG GGGAGCTGTGCCGCCGACCTGTACCGCCATCCTCAACTGGACGCAGATATTGAGGCGGTAAAAGACATCTACACCGACAGCGCTGTCTCTGTTAG GGAGTATGGAACAATTGATGACGTGGACATCGATCTTCATATTAACATCGGTTTCTTAGAT GAGGAGGTTGCGACAGCTTGGAAAGTTATCAGAACAGAGCCCATTATTCTGAGACTGcgcttttctctttctcagtaCCTCGATGGACCTG AGCCGTCAGTGGAAGTGTTCCAGCCCTCCAATAAAGAAGGCTTCAGCCTGGGCCTGCAGCTCAAAAA gATCCTGAGCACGTTCACCTCACAGCAGTGGAAGCACCTCAGTAATGAGTTCCTCAAGGCACAGCAGGAGAAGCGGCACAGCTGGTTCAAAGCCGGAGGAACCATCAAGAAGTTCCGCGCCGGGCTCAGCATCTTCTCCCCCATACCCAA gTCTCCAAGTTTTCCTCTGATCCAAGACACGGTTTTAAAAGGGAAGCTGAGCGTCCCTGAGCTGAGAGTGACCCGCCTGATGAATCGCTCCATCTCGTGCACCATGAAGAACCCTAAAGGGGAGCTCTTCAGCTACCCACCAAACAGCCAG GCCGGCGGCCACTGCAAGAACATCCCTACCTTGGAGTACGGCTTCTTAGTGCAG ATAATGAAGTACTCAGAGCAGAGGATCCCCACGCTCAACGAGTACTGCGTGGTGTGTGACGAGCAGCACGTCTTTCAGAACGGATCCATGCTGAAG CCGGCTGTGTGCACCAgggagctgtgtgtgttctccTTCTACACTCTGGGTGTGATGTCTGGAGCTGCTGAGGAAGTGGCGACCGGAGCGGAG GTGGTGGACCTGCTGGTGGCTATGTGTCGAGCTGCTCTCGAGTCTCCCCGTAAGAGCATCATCTTTGAGCCCTACCCATCAGTCGTTGACCCCAATGACCCCAAGACGCTTGCCTTCAATCCAAAG aagaagaattaTGAGAGACTGCAGAAAGCGCTGGACAGCGTCATGTCCATCCGGGAAATGACCCAG ggCTCATATCTAGAGATCAAGAAACAGATGGACAAACTTGACCCTCTGGCCCATCCTCTGCTACAGTG GATTATTTCCAGTAACAGGTCCCATATCGTCAAGCTGCCTCTGAGTAGG CAACTGAAATTCATGCACACCTCCCACCAGTTCCTGCTGCTCAGCAGCCCCCCGGCCAAGGAGGCTCGTTTTCGCACTGCCAAGAAGCTGTACGGCAGCACCTTCGCCTTCCA TGGTTCCCATATAGAGAACTGGCACTCTGTTCTGAGAAATGGACTAGTCAATGCCTCTTATACCAAACTGCAG CTGCATGGGGCAGCGTACGGAAAGGGCATCTATCTGAGCCCCATCTCCAGCATATCTTTTGGATACTCAG GAATGGGGAAAGGACAGCACCGCATGCCCACCAAAGATGAACTGGTGCAGCGTTACAACCGAATGAACACCATCCCACAG AGCCGTCCAATACAATCGAGGTTCCTTCAGAGTCGAAACCTGAACTGCATCGCTCTGTGTGAAG TTATCACATCGAAGGATCTGCAGAAACACGGAAACATCTGGGTGTGTCCGGTGTCCGACCACGTCTGTACTCGCTTCTTTTTTGT gtatGAGGATGGCCAAGTAGGAGATGCCAACATCAACACCCAGGAGCCTAAGGTGCAGAAGGAGATCATGCGTGTGATTGGGACCCAGATCTACTCCAGCTAA
- the LOC115580852 gene encoding protein mono-ADP-ribosyltransferase PARP6 isoform X9, with protein sequence MDIKGQCWTDEESDGENESEQFLYGIQCCLLQGSCAADLYRHPQLDADIEAVKDIYTDSAVSVREYGTIDDVDIDLHINIGFLDEEVATAWKVIRTEPIILRLRFSLSQYLDGPEPSVEVFQPSNKEGFSLGLQLKKILSTFTSQQWKHLSNEFLKAQQEKRHSWFKAGGTIKKFRAGLSIFSPIPKSPSFPLIQDTVLKGKLSVPELRVTRLMNRSISCTMKNPKGELFSYPPNSQTVAVPAARAPAQITTRQLIELFFSSQAGGHCKNIPTLEYGFLVQIMKYSEQRIPTLNEYCVVCDEQHVFQNGSMLKPAVCTRELCVFSFYTLGVMSGAAEEVATGAEVVDLLVAMCRAALESPRKSIIFEPYPSVVDPNDPKTLAFNPKKKNYERLQKALDSVMSIREMTQGSYLEIKKQMDKLDPLAHPLLQWIISSNRSHIVKLPLSRQLKFMHTSHQFLLLSSPPAKEARFRTAKKLYGSTFAFHGSHIENWHSVLRNGLVNASYTKLQVRNPGSWLEFTMHLLSDSEPALGQSRLAVRLIHFCS encoded by the exons ATG GACATCAAAGGCCAGTGTTGGACAGATGAGGAGTCGGACGGGGAGAACGAGTCGGAACAGTTCCTGTATGGCATTCAG TGCTGCTTGTTACAGGGGAGCTGTGCCGCCGACCTGTACCGCCATCCTCAACTGGACGCAGATATTGAGGCGGTAAAAGACATCTACACCGACAGCGCTGTCTCTGTTAG GGAGTATGGAACAATTGATGACGTGGACATCGATCTTCATATTAACATCGGTTTCTTAGAT GAGGAGGTTGCGACAGCTTGGAAAGTTATCAGAACAGAGCCCATTATTCTGAGACTGcgcttttctctttctcagtaCCTCGATGGACCTG AGCCGTCAGTGGAAGTGTTCCAGCCCTCCAATAAAGAAGGCTTCAGCCTGGGCCTGCAGCTCAAAAA gATCCTGAGCACGTTCACCTCACAGCAGTGGAAGCACCTCAGTAATGAGTTCCTCAAGGCACAGCAGGAGAAGCGGCACAGCTGGTTCAAAGCCGGAGGAACCATCAAGAAGTTCCGCGCCGGGCTCAGCATCTTCTCCCCCATACCCAA gTCTCCAAGTTTTCCTCTGATCCAAGACACGGTTTTAAAAGGGAAGCTGAGCGTCCCTGAGCTGAGAGTGACCCGCCTGATGAATCGCTCCATCTCGTGCACCATGAAGAACCCTAAAGGGGAGCTCTTCAGCTACCCACCAAACAGCCAG ACTGTGGCTGTCCCGGCGGCCAGGGCCCCAGCGCAGATTACCACGAGGCAGCTGATTGAATTGTTTTTCTCATCCCAGGCCGGCGGCCACTGCAAGAACATCCCTACCTTGGAGTACGGCTTCTTAGTGCAG ATAATGAAGTACTCAGAGCAGAGGATCCCCACGCTCAACGAGTACTGCGTGGTGTGTGACGAGCAGCACGTCTTTCAGAACGGATCCATGCTGAAG CCGGCTGTGTGCACCAgggagctgtgtgtgttctccTTCTACACTCTGGGTGTGATGTCTGGAGCTGCTGAGGAAGTGGCGACCGGAGCGGAG GTGGTGGACCTGCTGGTGGCTATGTGTCGAGCTGCTCTCGAGTCTCCCCGTAAGAGCATCATCTTTGAGCCCTACCCATCAGTCGTTGACCCCAATGACCCCAAGACGCTTGCCTTCAATCCAAAG aagaagaattaTGAGAGACTGCAGAAAGCGCTGGACAGCGTCATGTCCATCCGGGAAATGACCCAG ggCTCATATCTAGAGATCAAGAAACAGATGGACAAACTTGACCCTCTGGCCCATCCTCTGCTACAGTG GATTATTTCCAGTAACAGGTCCCATATCGTCAAGCTGCCTCTGAGTAGG CAACTGAAATTCATGCACACCTCCCACCAGTTCCTGCTGCTCAGCAGCCCCCCGGCCAAGGAGGCTCGTTTTCGCACTGCCAAGAAGCTGTACGGCAGCACCTTCGCCTTCCA TGGTTCCCATATAGAGAACTGGCACTCTGTTCTGAGAAATGGACTAGTCAATGCCTCTTATACCAAACTGCAGGTACGTAACCCTGGCAGTTGGCTGGAATTTACGATGCATCTCCTCTCGGACAGTGAACCTGCTCTCGGACAGAGCAGGCTCGCTGTCCGGCTGATTCATTTTTGCAGTTAA